In one window of Euwallacea fornicatus isolate EFF26 chromosome 19, ASM4011564v1, whole genome shotgun sequence DNA:
- the LOC136345332 gene encoding aminopeptidase N-like produces MVLLELPNMKVLIFLLLVLTTITTAYRLPTTVKPLRYLVHLNLSEAAFTENTDEYEGYVAITLRATQVGVDSIQLHAAHDFINITSVFWDSVSVTDIDIDEATDIATLNLSGNLSLSTAILFITFNSKLSTQDMYGFYKSSYISNGVTKYLATTQFQPTFARRAFPCFDEPIFKANFEIYITYPQGLNALSNMPENAHDTNDIVGDNPNLITTYFPLTNPMPTYLVAFIVSDFTCSGGENIELNAVPYRVCSSKETTAIREFALDTGTSIMRVLNNFTDYNYGSMGFPKMDQVAIPDFAAGAMENWGLVTYREQYLLWNSVESTNGDQQNVATIIAHEYAHQWFGNLVTMEWWSEIFLNEGFATYFEFFATHEVYPKWELDKQYVVKVILPMLETDSLLSAEALQHPAESNGQVLSRFSRVSYYKGGAIFRMVEHILGRDVFIEGLRFYLSQYAFKNTLPEDLWYAFDEQLTDRSRLPKGTNLSVVMENWVINPGFPILEVNSAVYSAIVRQDGRFLLNGNGSEFRWYVPITWATNLNPTFDETAPQDWLEPLGYVEIPFVFNRTQLATWVVLNNHVTGYYRVNYNDLWDPLLIALKDASFSGIPEVNRAQFVDDAFHLARAHRMNYTRVFHIINFLKNDISHHSWLPAINGFNFLFLRVGYDSRLGRAMSSHVLMLLAKIYDNVPWTSLNRSDHAYTLKQVDVLTLACRLGLSNCVNFARERFGEFRITGIRPTQNLRSITYCNALRYGNDTEDWQYLWESYSTTDIASEKVRILQSLGCIANEEILWNYLQLSLDQTSGIRAQDALQVFTSVYSGSSMGIDVAFRFLQENHLIINDRYQSLNALSNMINGLAQRFTTEEQLLALNEFIETGELHEDFHEAASLALATAEANIVWLNEHLDELYAYYGIDPNDPIETTPKSTTVVSTSLKPITTEPPTPDGAFTLSFSVVPLVLSYLALRTL; encoded by the exons ATGGTGCTTCTCGAACTACCCAACATGAAA GTGCTAATATTTTTACTACTGGTATTGACTACCATCACAACAGCTTACAGGCTGCCAACCACAGTAAAACCCCTCAGGTATTTGGTCCATTTGAATCTCTCTGAAGCTGCGTTCACTGAAAATACGGATGAATATGAAGGTTATGTGGCAATTACCTTAAGGGCCACTCAAGTCGGAGTCGATTCGATTCAACTTCATGCTGCTCACGACTTCATCAACATCACTTCAGTGTTCTGGGACAGCGTGTCAGTTACCGATATTGATATAGATGAGGCGACTGACATTGCCACTCTCAATCTTTCTGGGAATCTCTCTCTGAGTactgcaattttatttattacttttaacaGCAA actgaGCACTCAAGACATGTATGGTTTCTACAAGAGCAGTTACATTTCCAATGGAGTTACCAAATATTTAGCGACAACGCAGTTCCAGCCTACATTTGCCCGAAGGGCCTTTCCTTGCTTCGATGAGCCGATCTTTAAAGCCAATTTTGAGATCTACATCACCTATCCCCAGGGCTTAAACGCCCTCTCCAATATGCCCGAAAATGCCCATGATACCAATGACATTGTAGGAGATAATCC GAACTTGATCACCACTTACTTTCCGCTAACCAACCCGATGCCGACATACTTGGTGGCGTTCATAGTATCAGACTTTACTTGCTCAGGTGGGGAAAACATTGAACTTAATGCGGTGCCCTACAGGGTCTGCTCTTCCAAGGAAACCACAGCAATTCGAGAATTTGCCTTAGACACTGGAACATCCATAATGAGAGtcctcaataacttcaccgaTTACAA TTATGGCTCAATGGGATTCCCGAAAATGGATCAAGTAGCCATTCCCGACTTTGCTGCTGGCGCCATGGAGAACTGGGGATTGGTCACCTATAGGGAACAATATCTGCTGTGGAATAGTGTAGAATCCACCAACGGGGACCAGCAGAATGTGGCCACCATTATAGCCCACGAATACGCCCACCAGTGGTTTGGCAATTTAGTCACCATGGAGTGGTGGTCGGAAATCTTTTTGAACGAGGGATTTGCCActtatttcgaattttttgccACGCACGAG GTTTATCCGAAATGGGAGTTGGACAAGCAATACGTGGTGAAAGTGATCTTGCCAATGTTGGAAACCGACTCTTTGTTGTCTGCAGAGGCCCTGCAACATCCAGCTGAGAGCAACGGGCAGGTACTATCCAGGTTTTCCAGAGTGTCCTATTACAAAG gGGGCGCTATCTTCAGAATGGTGGAGCACATTCTTGGAAGGGATGTATTCATCGAAGGGTTGCGCTTCTATCTCTCAcaata tgCTTTTAAAAACACACTTCCGGAGGACCTCTGGTACGCGTTTGATGAACAGTTAACCGATAGATCTAGGTTGCCCAAAGGCACCAACTTGAGCGTAGTAATGGAAAATTGGGTGATAAATCCTGGATTTCCCATTTTGGAAGTCAACTCGGCCGTATACTCAGCTATTGTTCGACAGGAT GGTCGCTTTTTATTGAACGGCAATGGTTCTGAATTCCGATGGTACGTCCCCATCACATGGGCCACCAATTTAAACCCCACTTTCGACGAAACAGCTCCACAGGACTGGCTCGAGCCTCTCGGTTATGTCGAAATtccttttgtttttaacagAACCCAGCTGGCCACGTGGGTGGTCCTTAACAACCACGTGACAG GTTACTACAGGGTTAATTATAACGACCTTTGGGACCCCCTTTTAATCGCTCTTAAAGATGCGAGTTTCTCTGGCATCCCTGAAGTAAACCGGGCTCAATTCGTAGATGATGCTTTCCACTTGGCCAGGGCCCATAGAATGAACTACACAAGAGTTTTTCatatcataaattttttgaaaaatgacatTTCCCATCATTCATGGTTACCCGCCATCAACGGCTTTAATTTCCTATTCCTTAGAGTCGGATACGATTCTAGATTGGGGAGAGCCATGTCG AGTCATGTCTTGATGTTGCTAGCCAAGATTTACGACAACGTTCCGTGGACTAGTTTGAACCGATCCGATCATGCTTACACGTTGAAGCAAGTTGATGTCTTGACGTTGGCCTGCAGGCTGGGATTGAGCAATTGCGTCAACTTTGCTCGGGAGAGATTTGGGGAATTCAGAATCACAGGAATTAG GCCTACTCAAAACTTACGTTCTATAACATATTGCAACGCCCTTCGTTACGGTAACGATACCGAAGATTGGCAGTATCTTTGGGAATCCTACAGCACCACCGACATTGCCAGCGAGAAAGTGAGGATTTTGCAGTCTTTGGGCTGCATTGCCAATGAGGAAATTTTATGGAA ttatttacaGCTATCCCTTGATCAAACCTCGGGCATAAGGGCTCAAGACGCTCTTCAAGTCTTTACCTCAGTGTATTCGGGCTCCAGTATGGGGATCGACGTAGCTTTCCGCTTTCTTCAGGAAAACCACCTCATTATCAACGACAG atatCAAAGTTTAAATGCTCTCAGCAATATGATCAACGGATTGGCTCAAAGATTCACCACGGAGGAACAACTTTTGGCT ctGAACGAATTCATCGAAACTGGGGAACTCCACGAAGATTTCCACGAAGCGGCTAGTTTGGCTCTGGCGACTGCAGAGGCCAACATTGTCTGGTTAAATGAGCATCTGGACGAACTCTATGCCTACTATGGTATCGACCCCAACGATCCGATAGAAACCACACCTAAGAGCACAACCGTCGTCAGTACTAGTTTGAAGCCGATCACCACCGAGCCGCCCACACCAGATGGCGCCTTCACCCTCTCATTCTCTGTAGTGCCGTTGGTTCTTTCCTATTTGGCCCTCAGGACGTTGTGA
- the LOC136345341 gene encoding peptidyl-prolyl cis-trans isomerase-like 3, producing MSITLHTDLGKIKIELFCESCPKACENFLALCASDYYNGCIFHRNIKGFIVQTGDPTGIGKGGTSIWGQKFEDEFKEQLKHDVRGTVSMANNGPNTNGSQFFLTYAPQPHLDLKYTIFGRVIDGFETLDELEKLPVNPKNFKPLNDIKINSVTIHANPLAG from the exons ATG TCGATAACTCTGCACACAGACctaggaaaaattaagattgaACTCTTTTGCGAAAGCTGCCCTAAAGCCTGCGAAAACTTCCTTGCTTTATGTGCCAGTGACTATTACAATGGGTGCATCTTTCATCGAAATATTAAAGGATTCATAGTACAAACTGGGGATCCTACCGGTATCGGCAAAGGTGGCACCTCGATATGGGGACAGAAATTTGAGGATGAGTTCAAGGAACAATTAAAG cACGATGTCCGAGGTACAGTTTCTATGGCAAACAATGGTCCAAATACTAATGGAAGCCAATTCTTTCTAACTTATGCTCCCCAGCCACATTTGGACCTGAAGTACACAATTTTTGGAAG GGTAATAGATGGGTTTGAAACCTTGGATGAACTGGAAAAGCTGCCCGTCAATCCCAAGAACTTCAAACCTTTGAATGACATTAAGATTAACAGCGTTACCATTCATGCAAACCCTTTAGCAGGAtag
- the Orc5 gene encoding origin recognition complex subunit 5 has translation MASISINHIKQFNQHLMGRYPGRETQINQLFNFFDTKEDPFPASLYLFGSPATGKSTIIMSVLQSLRVKHAVVNLIECYTSKLLFETILNQLNKLVDKMKCDNFMEFIGHIREMPQQERWVIVLDKAEELRNMEYNLLTGFLMFQQLTEAPVCVILVSEIAFEKFYCKLNVIEPIKVFFPQYTKQELWEILSLDYKHMCDLVDKIGFDMEFFKNYLSIFLSVFYGVCRDLRELQHMSRKIFLTYCEPIEKNELKLSDSMALWRHISPIFSSSLECLYLRVSTNNQTTLQKVTHSFELPFYAKFLLIAAFLASYNSPKDDKRLFMKFHGKKRKTLKQVKNKSKVSEELNVQIGPKPFTLDRLLAIFYSILEDKVGFNNHLLVQVSSLVELQLLALVSDESNLELRKYKCVVNFQVIQEISRMVGFNIRKYLSDFSHN, from the coding sequence ATGGCCTCTATTTCAATTAACCATATTAAACAATTCAACCAACATCTCATGGGCCGCTACCCAGGCCGAGAGACCCAGATCAACCAACTTTTCAACTTCTTTGATACCAAAGAAGACCCCTTTCCTGCAAGCCTTTATCTCTTCGGAAGTCCTGCCACAGGTAAATCTACAATCATCATGTCAGTGCTACAAAGCCTACGTGTAAAACACGCTGTAGTCAACTTAATTGAGTGCTATACCTCAAAGCTTCTCTTTGAAACCATTCTCAATCAGTTAAATAAGTTGGTGGACAAAATGAAGTGCGATAACTTTATGGAGTTTATTGGGCACATTCGAGAAATGCCTCAACAAGAGAGATGGGTGATTGTTCTAGACAAGGCAGAAGAACTTCGAAATATGGagtataatttattaacagGATTTCTGATGTTTCAGCAGCTGACTGAGGCGCCTGTGTGCGTCATATTAGTATCGGAAATTgcttttgaaaagttttattgtaaattgaaTGTTATTGAGCCgataaaagtgttttttccTCAATATACTAAACAAGAACTGTGGGAGATCCTTTCATTAGATTATAAGCATATGTGTGATTTAGTTGATAAAATAGGATTTGATATGGAGTTTTTTAAGAACTATTTGAGTATCTTCTTATCAGTTTTTTATGGTGTATGTAGAGATTTACGAGAGCTACAACATATGAGCAGGAAAATTTTTCTCACCTACTGTGAACCTATTGAGAAAAACGAGCTGAAATTGTCAGACTCTATGGCCTTATGGAGACACATTTCCCCAATATTCTCATCAAGCCTGgaatgtttatatttaagaGTGTCCACAAATAACCAAACAACACTGCAGAAAGTAACTCATAGTTTTGAGCTACCCTTTTATGCAAAATTCTTGCTGATTGCAGCTTTTTTGGCTAGCTACAATTCACCTAAAGATGATAAAAGACTCTTCATGAAGTTTCATGGCAAGAAAAGAAAGACTCTAAAGCAAGTAAAGAACAAAAGTAAAGTTTCTGAGGAACTGAACGTGCAAATTGGACCAAAACCTTTTACCCTGGACCGATTATTggcaatattttattcaattttagaaGACAAAGTGGGCTTCAATAACCATTTGTTAGTGCAAGTATCAAGTTTGGTGGAGCTGCAGTTGTTGGCACTTGTGTCTGATGAATCTAACCTGGAATTGAGAAAATATAAGTGTGTGGTAAACTTTCAAGTTATTCAGGAGATTTCCAGGATGGTAGGGTTTAATATTAGGAAATATCTCAGTGATTTTAgtcataattaa